Proteins encoded by one window of Arabidopsis thaliana chromosome 2, partial sequence:
- a CDS encoding Beta-galactosidase related protein (Beta-galactosidase related protein; FUNCTIONS IN: hydrolase activity, hydrolyzing O-glycosyl compounds; INVOLVED IN: carbohydrate metabolic process; LOCATED IN: endomembrane system; CONTAINS InterPro DOMAIN/s: Glycoside hydrolase, family 35 (InterPro:IPR001944); BEST Arabidopsis thaliana protein match is: Beta-galactosidase related protein (TAIR:AT5G01080.1); Has 30201 Blast hits to 17322 proteins in 780 species: Archae - 12; Bacteria - 1396; Metazoa - 17338; Fungi - 3422; Plants - 5037; Viruses - 0; Other Eukaryotes - 2996 (source: NCBI BLink).), translating to MQKPRSGPNLFLLSLSIILSRFMLSFDCGRQLEHTLSFLLCWCKIYLRTLPLETPRSFFHGCKSLKKSGIMIPPPRSGDYRNFFKLSSMLHLFIESIQSLLLLSIARDLPIVFTRVKKMGIMIPLLTSGYSPCCPNALFAFRIDEP from the exons ATGCAGAAGCCCAGGTCTGGTCCAAACCTTTTCTTGCTCTCCCTTAGTATAATTTTGAGCCGATTCATGTTATCTTTTGATTGTGGACGTCAATTAGAGCATACTCTCTCATTTTTGCTATGTTGGTGCAAGATTTACTTGAGAACCCTGCCACTAGAAACACCTAGGTCCTTCTTCCATGGTTGTAAGAGTTTGAAAAAGAGCGGCATTATGATCCCGCCTCCACGGAGCGGTGATTACCGTAATTTCTTCAAGTTGTCATCTATGCTGCATCTATTTATTGAATCCATTCAGTCACTATTGCTTCTTAGCATCGCCAGAGATCTCCCTATTGTTTTTACAAGAGTAAAGAAGATGGGCATTATGATCCCGTTATTAACGAGCG GATATTCACCTTGTTGTCCCAACGCCCTCTTTGCGTTTCGCATCGACGAACCATGA
- a CDS encoding uncharacterized protein (unknown protein; Has 2 Blast hits to 2 proteins in 1 species: Archae - 0; Bacteria - 0; Metazoa - 0; Fungi - 0; Plants - 2; Viruses - 0; Other Eukaryotes - 0 (source: NCBI BLink).) — translation MVRRCETQRGRWDNKVNILKDTDKFGFDLGFQLQESKKRFGPDLGFCIKRFAPPILQMSLEENENGPKPTWQIRSNRETSKAIRSAPPLTFSSFTGVSLGRKLPNNKNPESSKTRQEGFDTVEEGLKGDRGRTSVDRSEYDGG, via the exons ATGGTTCGTCGATGCGAAACGCAAAGAGGGCGTTGGGACAACAAGGTGAATATCCTGAAAGATACAGATAAATTCGGGTTTGATCTTGGGTTCCAATTACA GGAGAGCAAGAAAAGGTTTGGACCAGACCTGGGCTTCTGCATAAAACGTTTTGCACCACCTATATTGCAAATGAGCCTCGAAGAAAATGAGAATGGGCCTAAGCCCACTTGGCAGATTAGGTCAAATCGGGAGACATCAAAAGCAATTAGGTCTGCGCCGCCGCTCaccttctcttccttcaccGGAGTAAGCCTTGGCCGGAAACTCCCCAACAATAAGAATCCCGAGAGCTCGAAGACGAGGCAAGAGGGATTTG ATACGGTGGAAGAAGGTTTAAAGGGAGATCGAGGAAGAACCAGCGTCGATAGATCTGAGTATGATGGAGGATGA
- a CDS encoding Beta-galactosidase related protein (Beta-galactosidase related protein; FUNCTIONS IN: hydrolase activity, hydrolyzing O-glycosyl compounds; INVOLVED IN: carbohydrate metabolic process; LOCATED IN: endomembrane system; CONTAINS InterPro DOMAIN/s: Glycoside hydrolase, family 35 (InterPro:IPR001944); BEST Arabidopsis thaliana protein match is: Beta-galactosidase related protein (TAIR:AT5G01080.1); Has 30201 Blast hits to 17322 proteins in 780 species: Archae - 12; Bacteria - 1396; Metazoa - 17338; Fungi - 3422; Plants - 5037; Viruses - 0; Other Eukaryotes - 2996 (source: NCBI BLink).), with protein sequence MQKPRSGPNLFLLSLSIILSRFMLSFDCGRQLEHTLSFLLCWCKIYLRTLPLETPRSFFHGCKSLKKSGIMIPPPRSGDYRNFFKLSSMLHLFIESIQSLLLLSIARDLPIVFTRVKKMGIMIPLLTSGDYPSFSKLFSPNPL encoded by the coding sequence ATGCAGAAGCCCAGGTCTGGTCCAAACCTTTTCTTGCTCTCCCTTAGTATAATTTTGAGCCGATTCATGTTATCTTTTGATTGTGGACGTCAATTAGAGCATACTCTCTCATTTTTGCTATGTTGGTGCAAGATTTACTTGAGAACCCTGCCACTAGAAACACCTAGGTCCTTCTTCCATGGTTGTAAGAGTTTGAAAAAGAGCGGCATTATGATCCCGCCTCCACGGAGCGGTGATTACCGTAATTTCTTCAAGTTGTCATCTATGCTGCATCTATTTATTGAATCCATTCAGTCACTATTGCTTCTTAGCATCGCCAGAGATCTCCCTATTGTTTTTACAAGAGTAAAGAAGATGGGCATTATGATCCCGTTATTAACGAGCGGTGATTACCCAAGTTTCTCCAAACTCTTTTCTCCGAACCCACTGTAA
- a CDS encoding Ribosomal S17 family protein (Ribosomal S17 family protein; FUNCTIONS IN: structural constituent of ribosome; INVOLVED IN: translation; LOCATED IN: cytosolic small ribosomal subunit, ribosome, nucleolus, plasma membrane; CONTAINS InterPro DOMAIN/s: Ribosomal protein S17e (InterPro:IPR001210), Ribosomal protein S17e, conserved site (InterPro:IPR018273); BEST Arabidopsis thaliana protein match is: Ribosomal S17 family protein (TAIR:AT5G04800.4); Has 1004 Blast hits to 1004 proteins in 349 species: Archae - 194; Bacteria - 0; Metazoa - 361; Fungi - 144; Plants - 127; Viruses - 0; Other Eukaryotes - 178 (source: NCBI BLink).): MGRVRTKTVKKSSRQVIEKYYSRMTLDFHTNKKILEEVAIIPSKRLRNKIAGFSTHLMKRIQKGPVRGISLKLQEEERERRMDFVPDESAIKTDEIKVDKETLEMLASLGMSDTLGISAVDPQQAMAPIPAFGGGRAPRRY, translated from the coding sequence ATGGGGCGTGTTAGAACCAAGACCGTGAAGAAATCTTCTCGTCAAGTCATTGAGAAGTACTACTCTCGCATGACTCTTGACTTTCACACTAACAAGAAGATCCTTGAAGAGGTTGCCATCATCCCATCAAAGAGACTCCGCAACAAGATTGCTGGATTCTCCACCCACTTGATGAAACGTATCCAGAAGGGACCAGTCCGTGGAATCTCACTCaagcttcaagaagaagagcgtGAACGCCGTATGGACTTTGTTCCCGATGAGTCTGCTATCAAGACTGATGAGATCAAGGTCGACAAAGAGACTCTTGAGATGCTTGCTTCTCTAGGAATGTCTGACACTCTCGGCATCTCTGCAGTCGACCCACAACAAGCTATGGCACCAATCCCTGCTTTCGGCGGCGGCAGGGCACCCAGAAGATACTAA
- a CDS encoding Nucleic acid-binding, OB-fold-like protein (Nucleic acid-binding, OB-fold-like protein; FUNCTIONS IN: DNA binding; INVOLVED IN: telomere maintenance; LOCATED IN: nuclear chromosome, telomeric region; CONTAINS InterPro DOMAIN/s: Nucleic acid-binding, OB-fold-like (InterPro:IPR016027), Nucleic acid-binding, OB-fold (InterPro:IPR012340), Telomere end binding protein (InterPro:IPR011564); BEST Arabidopsis thaliana protein match is: Nucleic acid-binding, OB-fold-like protein (TAIR:AT2G05210.3); Has 30201 Blast hits to 17322 proteins in 780 species: Archae - 12; Bacteria - 1396; Metazoa - 17338; Fungi - 3422; Plants - 5037; Viruses - 0; Other Eukaryotes - 2996 (source: NCBI BLink).), whose translation MAKKRDSPKLIKIKDAIKLINQEVSLIGIVLEQREPKQCRNNDWICTLRIIDDTYPSPGLTVNVYSRTLEQLPQIKNHDDMILFTRIKMQTFDSGKRVNAACSRWVSSFALFEGEDLILHADEDTSAVFVWDGTDAPPASILAK comes from the exons ATggcgaagaagagagacagtCCGAAgctcatcaaaatcaaagacgCCATTAAACTCATCAACCAAGAAGTCAGTCTCATTGGTATCGTCCTTGAACaaagagaaccaaaacaaTGTCGCAACAATG attgGATTTGTACTCTCCGGATAATTGATGATACGTATCCAAGTCCTGGACTTACTGTTAATGTATATAGTAGGACTCTTGAACAACTTCCTCAAATCAAGAACCACGACGACATGATTCTGTTTACTCGCATTAAG ATGCAAACTTTTGATAGTGGAAAAAGAGTAAACGCTGCTTGTAGTAGATGGGTTTCTTCCTTTGCCTTGTTCGAAGGTGAGGATTTG ATTCTCCATGCCGATGAAGATACGAGCGCTGTTTTTGTTTGGGACGGGACTGATGCACCCCCAGCATCTATTCTGGCTAAGTGA
- a CDS encoding Nucleic acid-binding, OB-fold-like protein has product MAKKRDSPKLIKIKDAIKLINQEVSLIGIVLEQREPKQCRNNDWICTLRIIDDTYPSPGLTVNVYSRTLEQLPQIKNHDDMILFTRIKAQRVFIFLVCFVEEVIKFGFLLCRCKLLIVEKE; this is encoded by the exons ATggcgaagaagagagacagtCCGAAgctcatcaaaatcaaagacgCCATTAAACTCATCAACCAAGAAGTCAGTCTCATTGGTATCGTCCTTGAACaaagagaaccaaaacaaTGTCGCAACAATG attgGATTTGTACTCTCCGGATAATTGATGATACGTATCCAAGTCCTGGACTTACTGTTAATGTATATAGTAGGACTCTTGAACAACTTCCTCAAATCAAGAACCACGACGACATGATTCTGTTTACTCGCATTAAGGCACAAAGAGTCTTCATTTTCCTTGTGTGTTTTGTGGAGGAGGTaataaagtttggatttttattgtGTAGATGCAAACTTTTGATAGTGGAAAAAGAGTAA
- a CDS encoding Aldolase-type TIM barrel family protein (Aldolase-type TIM barrel family protein; FUNCTIONS IN: indole-3-glycerol-phosphate synthase activity, copper ion binding; INVOLVED IN: tryptophan biosynthetic process; LOCATED IN: chloroplast; EXPRESSED IN: 24 plant structures; EXPRESSED DURING: 15 growth stages; CONTAINS InterPro DOMAIN/s: Aldolase-type TIM barrel (InterPro:IPR013785), Ribulose-phosphate binding barrel (InterPro:IPR011060), Indole-3-glycerol phosphate synthase, conserved site (InterPro:IPR001468), Indole-3-glycerol phosphate synthase (InterPro:IPR013798); BEST Arabidopsis thaliana protein match is: Aldolase-type TIM barrel family protein (TAIR:AT5G48220.1); Has 8050 Blast hits to 8050 proteins in 2237 species: Archae - 197; Bacteria - 5328; Metazoa - 3; Fungi - 164; Plants - 82; Viruses - 0; Other Eukaryotes - 2276 (source: NCBI BLink).) — MEGLVPVQRLPIKVASPSLYRCNNSVSIRRSISGFAMDRKINFRAPSQFSIRAQQSDLKESLAVSSSSVEDKGNVLRIKEWEVEMYQEELAISQGIRIRRKPPSKAPLGYSGPFELRLHNNDADSPRNILEEITWYKDVEVSRMKELNPLDVLKKAVEDAPPTRDFVGALRMAHKRTGFPGLIAEVKKASPSRGILKENFDPVEIAQAYEKGGAACLSVLTDQKYFQGGFENLEAIRSAGVKCPLLCKEFVVDPWQIYYARTKGADAVLLIAAVLADLEITFLLKICKKLSLAALVEVHDEREMGRVLGIEGIELVGINNRSLETFEVDISNTKKLLEGEHGRQIRERDMIVVGESGLFTPDDIAYVQAAGVKAVLVGESIVKQNDPEKGIAGLFGRNISHT; from the exons ATGGAGGGACTAGTTCCGGTACAGAGACTTCCAATTAAAGTGGCTTCACCTTCTCTGTATCGGTGTAACAATTCTGTCTCAATCAGACGTTCAATTTCAGGTTTTGCCATGGACAGGAAGATAAACTTTAGGGCTCCGTCGCAATTCTCGATCCGAGCTCAACAG TCGGATTTGAAGGAAAGCTTAGCtgtgtcttcttcatcagtaGAGGATAAAGGAAATGTTCTTAGAATCAAGGAATGGGAAGTAGAGATGTATCAGGAGGAATTAGCTATTAGTCAAGGTATTAGGATAAGGAGAAAACCACCAAGTAAGGCTCCTTTGGGATACTCTGGACCATTTGAGTTGAGATTGCATAACAATGATGCTGATTCTCCTCGTAATATCTTGGAGGAGATCACATGGTACAAAGACGTAGAAGTTTCCCGG ATGAAGGAGCTAAATCCGCTTGACGTGCTGAAGAAAGCTGTAGAGGATGCTCCTCCTACTAGGGATTTTGTTGGGGCTCTTAGGATGGCTCATAAAAGAACTGGCTTCCCTGGCTTGATAGCTGAGGTTAAGAAGGCTTCTCCAAGTAGAGGAATCTTAAAAGAGAATTTTGACCCG GTCGAGATTGCTCAAGCTTATGAAAAAGGCGGAGCAGCATGCCTCAGCGTTTTGACAGACCAGAAGTATTTCCAG GGAGGCTTTGAAAACTTGGAAGCAATAAGGAGCGCTGGTGTGAAG TGTCCACTATTATGCAAAGAGTTTGTTGTAGATCCATGGCAGATCTACTATGCTCGGACTAAAGGCGCAGATGCAGTACTGCTTATTGCTGCTGTATTGGCTGACCTAGAAATAACCTTCTTGCTTAAGATTTGCAAGAAGCTTAGCTTGGCTGCCCTTGTTGAG GTACAtgatgagagagagatgggtcGTGTACTTGGAATAGAAGGAATCGAGCTTGTTGGCATCAATAACCGAAGTCTTG AAACATTTGAAGTGGACATCAGTAATACAAAGAAGCTTCTTGAAGGAGAGCATGGTAGACAAATCCGTGAGAGAGACATGATT GTGGTTGGCGAATCTGGTCTGTTTACACCAGATGACATTGCCTATGTACAAGCAGCCGGAGTCAAAGCA GTTTTGGTTGGAGAATCCATTGTGAAGCAGAACGACCCTGAGAAAGGAATAGCTGGACTTTTTGGCAGGAACATTTCTCATACTTAG
- a CDS encoding RPM1-interacting protein 4 (RIN4) family protein (RPM1-interacting protein 4 (RIN4) family protein; FUNCTIONS IN: molecular_function unknown; INVOLVED IN: biological_process unknown; LOCATED IN: plasma membrane; EXPRESSED IN: 24 plant structures; EXPRESSED DURING: 15 growth stages; CONTAINS InterPro DOMAIN/s: RPM1-interacting protein 4, defence response (InterPro:IPR008700); BEST Arabidopsis thaliana protein match is: RPM1-interacting protein 4 (RIN4) family protein (TAIR:AT5G55850.3); Has 281 Blast hits to 280 proteins in 36 species: Archae - 0; Bacteria - 0; Metazoa - 0; Fungi - 0; Plants - 279; Viruses - 0; Other Eukaryotes - 2 (source: NCBI BLink).): MADKGRPLPKFGEWDVNDPSSAEGFTVIFNKARNEKKGGGKSDSPGKDEPGYNKNGEVLEKPAKKWFCCIRAE; encoded by the exons ATGGCA GACAAGGGCCGCCCGTTGCCGAAGTTTGGCGAATGGGATGTTAATGACCCTTCATCAGCTGAGGGGTTTACTGTTATCTTCAACAAAGCTAGAAACGAGAAGAAAGGAGGTGGAAAATCTGACTCACCAGGGAAAGATGAACCTGGATATAATAAAAATGGGGAAGTTCTTGAGAAACCCGCC aaaaaatggttttgcTGTATACGCGCAGAATAA
- a CDS encoding Polynucleotidyl transferase, ribonuclease H-like superfamily protein (Polynucleotidyl transferase, ribonuclease H-like superfamily protein; FUNCTIONS IN: ribonuclease H activity, nucleic acid binding; INVOLVED IN: biological_process unknown; LOCATED IN: mitochondrion; EXPRESSED IN: sperm cell, synergid, leaf; EXPRESSED DURING: LP.04 four leaves visible; CONTAINS InterPro DOMAIN/s: Polynucleotidyl transferase, ribonuclease H fold (InterPro:IPR012337), Ribonuclease H (InterPro:IPR002156), RNA-directed DNA polymerase (reverse transcriptase), related (InterPro:IPR015706); BEST Arabidopsis thaliana protein match is: Ribonuclease H-like superfamily protein (TAIR:AT3G25270.1); Has 609 Blast hits to 609 proteins in 108 species: Archae - 0; Bacteria - 180; Metazoa - 0; Fungi - 0; Plants - 428; Viruses - 0; Other Eukaryotes - 1 (source: NCBI BLink).) — translation MWRLWRSRNQLVFQHQNLSWQSTLKRAKDDVQEWENAQEYIQSLNHYTVREGCNNRESTHQKWEQPPMGWIKCNYDGSFNYRTQQTNSGWLIRDDKGFYKGAAQAVGGTMNNALESELQALVMAMQHTWSQGYRKVIFEGDSKQVEELLNRKQMHFGAFNWIREAWSWSKRFEEVIFSWTPRTNNQPADMLAKSHLPQDTSFIYHYFVPNFITNALHCNHY, via the coding sequence ATGTGGAGACTTTGGAGGAGTAGAAACCAGCTTGTTTTTCAGCACCAGAATTTATCTTGGCAAAGTACACTAAAGCGAGCAAAGGATGACGTACAAGAATGGGAGAATGCGCAAGAATATATCCAAAGTCTGAATCATTACACAGTAAGAGAAGGCTGCAACAATCGGGAATCGACACATCAGAAATGGGAACAACCACCAATGGGATGGATTAAATGCAACTATGATGGCTCTTTCAATTACCGcacacaacaaacaaactcaGGATGGCTAATCAGAGACGACAAAGGATTCTATAAAGGAGCAGCACAAGCAGTTGGAGGAACAATGAATAATGCTTTGGAAAGTGAACTCCAAGCTTTGGTCATGGCCATGCAGCATACTTGGAGTCAAGGGTACCGTAAAGTCATCTTTGAAGGTGATAGCAAACAGGTGGAAGAACTACTGAACAGAAAACAAATGCATTTTGGAGCTTTTAATTGGATACGTGAAGCTTGGTCATGGAGCAAACGTTTTGAAGAAGTTATTTTCAGTTGGACGCCGAGAACGAACAACCAACCGGCTGATATGCTTGCAAAATCTCATCTGCCACAAGACACTTCCTTTATTTATCATTACTTTGTACCAAATTTTATCACAAACGCCCTACACTGTAATCACTATTAA
- the LCR82 gene encoding low-molecular-weight cysteine-rich 82 (low-molecular-weight cysteine-rich 82 (LCR82); LOCATED IN: endomembrane system; BEST Arabidopsis thaliana protein match is: Protein of unknown function (PD694200) (TAIR:AT1G56233.1); Has 35333 Blast hits to 34131 proteins in 2444 species: Archae - 798; Bacteria - 22429; Metazoa - 974; Fungi - 991; Plants - 531; Viruses - 0; Other Eukaryotes - 9610 (source: NCBI BLink).), with the protein MAITKMSSLIILSLMMLTFIYIPMISGQFRGIKQCEMKCYSTPECNATCLHEGYEEGKCLKSWDGGVECCCLGLLASSHQDSSPISSPHYIIFHGICILNI; encoded by the exons ATGGCCATCACAAAAATGTCATCTCTTATAATACTTTCATTGATGATGTTGACTTTCATCTATATTCCCATGATTTCAG GGCAATTCAGAGGAATCAAACAGTGTGAGATGAAATGTTATAGCACACCAGAATGCAATGCAACATGCTTACATGAAGGATATGAAGAAGGGAAATGTCTGAAAAGTTGGGATGGTGGAGTTGAGTGTTGTTGTCTAGGCCTCCTGGCTAGTTCTCATCAAGATAGTTCTCCTATTTCTAGTCCTCACTATATAATATTTCATGGCATATGTATTCTCAATATatga